From Buchnera aphidicola (Aphis helianthi), the proteins below share one genomic window:
- a CDS encoding exodeoxyribonuclease V subunit gamma, with translation MNPSYIEIFHEISIYTDVYFLYLTTYKNNIIVSNINSLNNKLSDLTLKNNFNNTLEELWGKYDYTYLFFIKKLKNIKINSYFDKYNTNNLLNNIKNNILNFKKNKKSSKKTLNPKDNSISINICYSKQHEIEVLYKTLIEILNENENIAPHDIVVTSFSLNNYITCINSVFKLKNKKEKISFYISNQTHKSSQKILYLFNKILNLSNIRFNNEEILELLNIPTIAKNFNISEEEINILYSWVESTNIRWGVNEKHKNDLYCLKINQNTWFYGIDKLLLSYATNEKNKIWNHILSCTSIDFSKSELIGKLSNVINILNKWRLKLSISKKIKYWRSLFKCFINDFFQEQTELDTMLKIINKNWIKMIDEIILSEYPNKISINILQKNFLYITNYTSNQKFKVGAINFCHPSLICYIPFKIIYIIGLGYKELPQNNDIDNFNLLKKYPSITDINVDDTTYYLFLQNFISAKEYFYMSYIGYSLKNESKIYPCKLIEQLITYITLYFCFKGDEKLKIENNRKKISHHLFKIHKKEHLYNILNIQKIEHTKKNQVKNIHKMFFKNIISLKNIKINHFSINLKNLIAFWQHPIRYFFNFTLNTKFIIKKKLSVTEPFFIDQLENFKISNLLLENMINKKDIKNILKQIELSGTIPYKGFGEIALTKKCKEIKEIANIINQYRILPKTKDFSIKIEKYYIKGTLTEIQNTGLLRWKTSSINYSDRISLWLEHLVYCILGGIGESRIIGNKKQIFAFRSIPHIVAYNYLLAYIKGYIDGIKNPLLLIKSGAAWLDKVYDIKNHCIHKNKNIKQEAYKILCNKWIGNSYIKGEKEDVYIQKIISKLDVKKICNISKKWLTPLLMYKKINEKKIKYI, from the coding sequence ATCAATCCATCATATATAGAAATATTCCATGAAATAAGTATATATACTGATGTATATTTTTTGTATTTAACAACTTATAAAAACAATATAATTGTTTCTAACATTAATTCTTTAAACAATAAATTATCTGATTTAACACTAAAAAATAATTTTAATAATACATTAGAAGAATTATGGGGAAAATATGATTATACTTATTTGTTTTTTATAAAAAAATTAAAAAATATTAAAATAAATAGTTATTTTGACAAATATAATACAAATAATTTATTAAATAATATTAAAAATAATATTTTAAATTTTAAAAAAAATAAAAAATCATCAAAAAAAACTTTAAACCCTAAAGATAATTCTATTTCTATAAATATTTGCTATAGTAAACAACATGAAATTGAAGTGCTATACAAAACATTAATAGAAATTCTTAATGAAAATGAAAATATAGCACCTCATGATATTGTTGTTACTTCGTTTTCATTAAATAATTACATAACATGTATTAATTCGGTATTTAAATTAAAAAATAAAAAAGAAAAAATTTCTTTTTATATTTCTAATCAAACTCATAAAAGTTCACAAAAAATATTATATCTTTTTAATAAAATATTAAATTTATCTAATATTCGATTTAATAATGAAGAGATTTTAGAATTACTAAATATTCCAACTATAGCAAAAAATTTTAATATTTCAGAAGAAGAAATAAATATTTTATATAGTTGGGTTGAATCTACAAATATTAGATGGGGTGTAAACGAAAAACATAAAAACGATTTATATTGTTTAAAAATCAATCAAAATACTTGGTTTTATGGCATTGATAAATTATTATTGAGTTATGCAACAAATGAAAAAAATAAAATTTGGAATCATATTTTATCATGTACTTCTATTGATTTTTCTAAATCAGAATTAATAGGAAAATTATCAAATGTAATTAATATATTAAATAAATGGCGTTTAAAACTGTCAATATCAAAAAAAATTAAATATTGGCGTTCGTTGTTTAAATGTTTTATAAACGATTTTTTTCAAGAACAGACAGAATTAGATACAATGCTTAAAATTATTAATAAAAATTGGATAAAAATGATTGATGAAATCATACTATCTGAATATCCAAACAAAATATCTATTAATATCTTACAAAAAAATTTTTTATATATTACAAATTATACAAGTAATCAAAAATTCAAAGTAGGAGCTATAAATTTTTGTCATCCATCTCTAATATGTTATATCCCATTTAAAATAATATATATTATAGGATTGGGTTATAAAGAATTACCACAAAACAACGATATAGATAATTTTAATCTTTTAAAAAAATATCCATCTATTACTGATATTAATGTAGACGATACAACATATTACTTATTCTTACAAAATTTTATATCTGCGAAAGAATATTTTTACATGAGTTATATTGGATACTCATTAAAAAATGAATCTAAAATATATCCATGTAAATTAATTGAACAACTAATAACTTATATAACATTATATTTTTGTTTTAAAGGAGATGAAAAATTAAAAATAGAAAACAACAGAAAAAAAATTTCTCATCATCTTTTTAAAATACATAAAAAAGAACATCTTTATAATATATTAAATATACAAAAAATAGAACATACAAAAAAAAATCAAGTTAAAAATATTCATAAAATGTTTTTTAAAAATATAATTAGTTTGAAAAATATTAAAATAAATCATTTTTCAATTAATTTAAAAAATTTAATAGCTTTTTGGCAGCATCCAATACGATATTTCTTTAATTTTACCTTAAACACTAAATTTATAATAAAAAAAAAGCTATCTGTAACTGAACCATTTTTCATTGACCAATTAGAAAACTTTAAAATAAGCAACCTTTTATTAGAAAATATGATAAATAAAAAAGATATAAAAAATATATTAAAACAAATAGAATTATCTGGAACAATACCATATAAAGGTTTCGGAGAAATAGCTTTAACAAAAAAATGTAAAGAAATAAAAGAAATAGCAAATATAATCAATCAATATAGAATACTTCCTAAAACAAAAGACTTTAGTATTAAAATAGAAAAATATTATATTAAAGGTACTTTAACAGAGATACAAAATACAGGTTTACTTCGATGGAAAACAAGTTCAATTAACTATTCTGATCGAATATCGTTGTGGTTAGAACATTTAGTTTACTGTATTTTAGGGGGTATCGGAGAAAGTCGAATTATAGGAAATAAAAAACAAATATTTGCATTTCGTTCTATACCACATATTGTAGCATACAACTATTTATTAGCATATATTAAAGGATATATAGACGGAATTAAAAACCCTTTATTATTAATAAAATCAGGTGCAGCTTGGCTTGATAAAGTTTATGATATTAAAAATCATTGTATTCATAAAAACAAAAATATTAAACAAGAAGCATATAAAATATTATGTAATAAATGGATAGGAAATTCTTATATAAAAGGAGAAAAAGAAGATGTTTATATACAAAAAATTATTTCAAAATTAGATGTAAAAAAAATTTGTAATATTTCTAAAAAATGGCTAACTCCATTATTAATGTATAAAAAAATTAATGAAAAAAAAATTAAATATATTTAA
- the recB gene encoding exodeoxyribonuclease V subunit beta has protein sequence MKKKLNIFNIPCNGIKLIEASAGTGKTTSIVLMYLRLLLGIGSKKNNKPLLIQEILVVTFTNFAKEEIYKRIKKNIEQLYLYCITKNTNNSILKPFFKKIKNLEETIHLLEQAKKNINHMSIYTIHGFCKNILKLNFLNFHQKIIEDEKLLYLQATEDFWRSYFYEVPKKIINIILQDYKNPESLLSELKPIFNFRKVYFKKKFNKNQNLITCHEENINIINIFKKKWLDYNPIILNIVKELKPNKKIYNDFNISRWQKNITKWAESETEDYQIPITLKYFLKDTIIKNIKSNQIPCHIFFQDIEKILKIKFSLKDIILFQAIKKITKFLNKEKQKKFLLGFNDLLDTLLKYIKKEKTLRKLIIEKYPIVFIDEFQDTDIQQYQIFNILYNKNNKQTGLFLIGDPKQSIYSFRGADIFSYLYAKSKIKKYYYLNNNWRSSKNICKAINYLFLRNKNPFLFKDIPFIKISSSFNNQNIQFKIKGRIQTAISFFFKKKEKIYIKDYQEWISKQCANEICYWLICAKKGEAILINKDKERILKTNDIVILVRNKNEANIIQNSLEKVNIQSIYSSSNQNIFKTTDAFELLIILQTILQPTNIKLLKQSIFTHIFYNILLQGKKQNKIKQSYFIIKKLYEYREIWKNVGIFYTIKTIVLDYQKYSNDLNKTQYYQKNINFLHIAELLEKQSEYLYQDSSLIRWFENKILEKQNILEDEHIRYFKQSNAIKIITIHKSKGLEYPIVWIPFAATYKKSNVYLYHDKKTFKMFLDLNQNKETEKIADEERLAEDLRFLYVAITRSIFHCSIGMGDIINKKHQKTNNNHKSALGYIIQRGCYMNYNNLLNELSLLNAKSYIKVKYDTMNIKLPYTKQDVYLLSPPQYIIKKIQNCFQITSFTKLKKEHVSLNKSQDNYNINNILDYKSIYKKQIIFENFPRGEKTGILMHYILNKINFIEKLNINFFYKVLKQYEFSEKWAPILMSWVNNIINVKLKNINVNLSMLKQNQYIKEMKFFLPIQKTLNSIDFNHIIQSLDPISSLTSKISFNPITGILTGSIDLVFIWNERYYIIDYKSNYLGDNQNLYSLKNIKKEIIKNRYDLQYQIYTVALHQYLTKKLKKYKYKNNFGGVFYMFLRGINKINENNSIFYTIPDYLLIKKLINLFLIKN, from the coding sequence ATGAAAAAAAAATTAAATATATTTAACATACCATGTAATGGTATAAAATTAATTGAAGCTTCTGCTGGAACTGGTAAAACCACTTCAATTGTATTAATGTATTTACGTTTATTGCTTGGAATAGGAAGCAAAAAAAATAATAAACCACTATTAATACAAGAAATATTAGTAGTAACTTTTACTAATTTTGCAAAAGAAGAAATATATAAAAGAATTAAAAAAAATATTGAACAATTATATTTATATTGCATTACTAAAAATACTAATAATTCTATTTTAAAACCATTTTTTAAAAAAATAAAAAATTTAGAAGAAACTATACATCTTTTAGAACAAGCAAAAAAAAATATAAATCACATGTCTATATATACAATACATGGATTTTGTAAAAATATTTTAAAATTAAATTTTTTGAATTTTCATCAAAAAATCATTGAAGATGAAAAATTATTATATTTACAAGCTACTGAAGATTTTTGGAGATCTTATTTCTATGAAGTACCTAAAAAAATAATTAATATAATCTTGCAAGATTATAAAAATCCAGAATCTCTTTTATCTGAGTTAAAACCAATATTTAATTTTAGAAAAGTATATTTTAAAAAAAAATTCAATAAAAATCAAAATCTTATAACATGTCATGAAGAAAACATTAACATAATAAATATTTTCAAAAAAAAATGGTTAGATTATAACCCGATTATATTAAATATAGTTAAAGAATTAAAACCTAATAAAAAAATATATAATGACTTTAATATATCTAGATGGCAAAAAAATATTACGAAATGGGCTGAATCTGAAACTGAAGATTATCAGATACCGATTACTTTAAAATATTTTTTAAAAGACACAATAATAAAAAATATAAAAAGTAATCAAATTCCATGTCATATTTTTTTTCAAGATATTGAAAAAATACTAAAAATAAAATTTTCTTTAAAAGATATTATTTTATTTCAAGCTATTAAAAAAATAACTAAATTCTTAAACAAAGAAAAACAAAAAAAATTTTTATTAGGATTTAATGATTTGTTAGATACCCTGCTAAAATATATTAAAAAAGAAAAAACATTAAGAAAACTAATAATTGAAAAATATCCAATAGTATTTATCGATGAATTTCAAGATACTGATATTCAACAATATCAAATTTTTAATATTTTATATAATAAAAATAATAAACAAACAGGATTGTTTCTTATTGGAGATCCAAAACAATCAATATATAGTTTTAGAGGAGCAGATATTTTTTCTTATTTATATGCCAAATCTAAAATTAAAAAATATTATTATCTTAATAATAATTGGAGATCTTCAAAAAATATATGCAAGGCTATAAATTACTTATTTTTACGTAACAAAAACCCATTTCTTTTTAAGGATATTCCATTTATAAAAATTTCTTCTTCATTCAATAATCAAAATATACAATTCAAAATTAAAGGAAGAATTCAAACTGCAATAAGTTTTTTCTTCAAAAAAAAAGAAAAAATATATATTAAAGACTATCAAGAATGGATTTCAAAACAATGTGCAAACGAAATTTGTTATTGGTTAATTTGCGCGAAAAAAGGTGAAGCAATACTAATTAATAAAGATAAAGAAAGAATTTTAAAAACAAACGATATTGTCATATTAGTCAGAAACAAAAATGAAGCAAATATTATTCAAAATTCATTAGAAAAAGTTAATATTCAATCTATTTATTCCTCTTCTAATCAAAATATATTTAAAACTACAGATGCTTTTGAACTACTTATAATACTGCAAACTATTTTACAACCAACTAATATAAAACTATTAAAACAATCTATTTTTACACACATCTTTTATAATATTTTATTACAAGGTAAAAAACAAAATAAGATAAAACAATCATATTTTATAATAAAAAAATTGTATGAATATCGTGAAATATGGAAAAATGTAGGAATTTTTTATACTATTAAAACTATAGTACTAGACTATCAAAAATATTCTAATGATTTAAATAAAACTCAATATTATCAAAAAAATATAAATTTTTTACACATAGCAGAATTATTAGAAAAACAATCGGAATATTTATATCAAGATTCATCTTTAATAAGATGGTTTGAAAACAAAATATTAGAAAAACAAAATATATTAGAAGATGAGCATATTCGATATTTTAAACAATCTAACGCAATTAAAATTATTACCATACATAAGTCTAAGGGATTAGAATATCCTATAGTTTGGATTCCATTTGCTGCAACTTATAAAAAATCAAATGTATATTTATATCATGATAAAAAAACATTTAAAATGTTTTTAGATCTAAATCAAAATAAAGAAACTGAAAAAATAGCAGATGAAGAAAGATTGGCAGAAGATTTACGTTTTTTATATGTTGCTATCACAAGATCAATTTTCCATTGTAGCATAGGTATGGGAGATATTATTAATAAAAAACACCAAAAAACAAATAATAATCATAAAAGTGCTTTAGGATATATTATACAACGTGGATGTTATATGAATTATAATAATTTATTAAATGAATTAAGTTTATTAAATGCTAAATCATATATTAAAGTAAAATATGATACAATGAATATTAAACTTCCTTATACTAAACAAGACGTATACTTACTATCTCCACCTCAATATATAATAAAAAAAATACAAAATTGTTTTCAAATAACAAGTTTTACAAAATTAAAAAAAGAACATGTTTCTCTTAATAAATCGCAAGACAATTATAATATAAATAATATTTTGGATTATAAAAGTATTTACAAAAAACAAATAATATTTGAAAATTTTCCAAGAGGAGAAAAAACAGGTATTCTCATGCACTATATATTAAATAAAATTAATTTTATAGAAAAATTAAATATTAACTTTTTTTATAAAGTCTTAAAACAATATGAATTTTCAGAAAAATGGGCTCCAATATTAATGTCTTGGGTAAATAATATTATTAATGTAAAATTAAAGAACATAAATGTTAATTTATCTATGTTAAAACAAAATCAATATATAAAAGAAATGAAGTTTTTTTTACCTATACAGAAAACATTAAATAGTATAGATTTTAATCATATTATTCAATCTTTAGATCCAATTTCATCTCTTACTTCTAAAATCTCGTTTAATCCAATTACTGGAATTTTAACAGGATCAATTGATTTAGTTTTTATTTGGAATGAAAGATATTATATAATAGATTATAAGTCTAATTATTTAGGAGATAATCAAAATTTATATTCTCTAAAAAATATAAAAAAAGAAATAATTAAAAATCGATATGATTTACAATATCAAATATATACAGTTGCATTACATCAATATTTAACTAAAAAACTTAAAAAATATAAATATAAAAACAACTTTGGTGGAGTTTTTTATATGTTTCTAAGAGGGATAAATAAAATAAATGAAAATAACAGTATTTTCTATACAATTCCAGATTACTTATTAATTAAAAAATTAATTAATTTATTTTTAATAAAAAATTAA
- the recD gene encoding exodeoxyribonuclease V subunit alpha, producing MKTLLKNLVKIKIIRIIDFTFSQFISQTNNIIMLIAACISFESNNGYICLSLDYFKKNNFFSIQNKNIIKKILFILNTKKINWSLEILNHHAFSNGNIITPLVFSQKKIYLYKIWKSEKNILQYLNQQQINNNFDLTKTQKLLQELFPNEEYNYQKIAVVLSMINQIVFILGGPGTGKTTIIIKIIIILIKNIKKNIKIQLAAPTGKAKSRLIEVLNNSQIFNLYLSLEEKTNFLLKPVTIHELLGISQVSEKIFFHKKNPLNIDVLIIDEVSMIDILMMNNILSAIQKNTKIIFIGDHNQLSPIGTGSVLKKIYNYSHYGYSYETQSILNKITQCSNIYNKENKNNTYLIGDKICVLTKNYRFQKNSGIYILSNAIYQNKKEIFSKLFNNLIKNVFFYEINCENQYKQMIDKIIFYNKEYWDNIEKKENIQKIIETFHSYQVLCVIRDGLFGINNINNILEQTMYKKNIIKKYFYINKKKWYIGKPIMITKNNKYFNLSNGDIGITYLNNKKKLHVYFLNNNNIKYIPVDLLENYETAWCITVHKSQGSEFNHTTLILPNKNLEILNKEILYTAITRSRKKLSIFSNKNIFIMTAKNTKTKNFN from the coding sequence ATGAAAACATTATTAAAAAATCTAGTAAAAATAAAAATTATACGTATAATCGACTTTACTTTCTCACAATTTATATCTCAAACAAATAATATTATTATGCTGATAGCAGCATGTATAAGCTTCGAAAGCAACAATGGTTATATTTGTTTATCTCTTGATTATTTTAAAAAAAACAATTTTTTTTCTATTCAAAATAAAAACATTATTAAAAAAATATTGTTTATTTTAAATACAAAAAAAATAAATTGGTCATTGGAAATATTAAACCATCATGCTTTTAGTAATGGAAATATTATAACACCTTTGGTGTTTTCTCAAAAAAAAATTTATCTTTATAAAATATGGAAATCTGAAAAAAATATCTTACAATATTTAAATCAACAACAAATTAATAATAATTTTGATTTAACTAAAACTCAAAAATTATTACAAGAATTATTTCCCAATGAAGAATATAATTATCAAAAAATAGCTGTAGTGTTAAGTATGATTAATCAAATAGTTTTTATTTTAGGAGGACCCGGTACTGGAAAAACTACTATAATAATTAAAATTATTATTATATTGATAAAAAATATAAAAAAAAATATTAAAATACAATTAGCAGCACCTACAGGAAAAGCAAAATCACGTTTAATTGAAGTATTAAACAATAGTCAAATATTTAATTTATACCTATCGTTAGAAGAAAAAACAAATTTCCTTTTAAAACCTGTTACTATACATGAATTATTAGGAATATCGCAAGTATCTGAAAAAATTTTTTTTCATAAAAAAAACCCTTTAAATATAGATGTTTTAATCATTGACGAAGTATCTATGATAGATATTTTAATGATGAATAACATTTTATCTGCTATTCAAAAAAATACTAAGATAATTTTTATTGGAGATCATAATCAATTATCTCCGATAGGAACAGGTTCTGTTTTAAAAAAAATTTATAATTATTCACATTATGGATATAGTTATGAAACTCAATCTATTTTAAATAAAATTACACAATGTTCCAATATATATAATAAAGAAAATAAAAATAATACTTATTTAATAGGCGATAAAATATGTGTTTTAACAAAAAATTATAGATTTCAAAAAAATTCAGGAATTTATATTTTATCAAATGCAATTTACCAAAATAAAAAAGAAATTTTTAGTAAATTATTTAATAATTTAATAAAAAATGTTTTTTTTTATGAGATTAATTGTGAAAACCAATATAAACAAATGATAGATAAAATTATTTTTTATAATAAAGAATATTGGGATAATATAGAAAAAAAAGAAAATATACAAAAAATTATAGAAACATTTCATAGTTATCAGGTATTATGTGTTATTCGAGATGGTCTATTTGGAATAAATAATATAAATAATATTTTAGAACAAACAATGTATAAAAAAAATATTATTAAAAAATATTTTTATATAAATAAAAAAAAATGGTATATAGGGAAACCAATTATGATCACTAAGAATAATAAATATTTTAATTTATCCAACGGAGATATAGGAATTACTTACTTAAATAATAAAAAAAAATTACACGTATATTTTTTAAACAATAATAATATTAAATATATTCCTGTTGATTTATTAGAAAATTATGAGACAGCTTGGTGTATTACTGTTCATAAATCACAAGGTTCTGAATTTAATCATACAACATTAATACTTCCAAATAAAAACTTAGAAATTTTAAATAAAGAGATTTTATATACAGCAATTACAAGATCTCGTAAAAAATTAAGTATTTTTTCAAATAAAAACATATTTATTATGACAGCAAAAAATACAAAAACAAAAAATTTTAATTAA
- the argA gene encoding amino-acid N-acetyltransferase has protein sequence MKERTTELVQGFRHSVPYINAHRGKTFVIMLSGEAIKYGNFFGIINDIGLLHSLGIRLVVVYGACPQINSNLNEKKIKITYHKYIRVTNLLCLEQVKQAAGRLQLDITARLSMSLSNTPLQGANINVVSGNFIIAQPLGVDEGIDYVHSGKIRRIDKRAIDCQLKNGAIVLIGPVAVSVTGESFNLISEEIATQVSIKLKAEKMIGFCSNQGVLDDQGTTISELLPNDINNKIIKLENNGDYISSTVRFLKGSIKACKNGVNRSHLISYHKNGALLQELFSREGIGTQMVMESAEKIRQANINDIGGILELIRPLEKKGILVRRSREQLEMEVDKFTIIERDNLTIACAALYPFFEESLGEMACVAVHPDYRNSSRGDWLLKTIKLNAKKINLKKIFVLTTHSIHWFQERGFMIVNIDMLPESKKKMYNYQRCSKILMIDLF, from the coding sequence ATGAAAGAGCGTACTACTGAATTAGTTCAGGGTTTTCGACATAGTGTTCCTTATATTAATGCACATCGTGGGAAAACATTTGTAATTATGTTAAGTGGTGAAGCAATTAAATATGGAAATTTTTTTGGTATTATTAATGATATTGGTTTATTACATAGCTTGGGTATTCGATTAGTAGTAGTATATGGAGCTTGTCCTCAAATTAATTCTAATTTAAATGAGAAAAAAATTAAAATAACATATCATAAATATATACGTGTAACTAATTTACTATGTTTAGAACAAGTAAAACAAGCAGCCGGGAGATTACAGCTTGATATTACTGCAAGACTTTCAATGAGTTTAAGTAATACTCCTTTGCAAGGAGCAAATATTAATGTTGTAAGTGGCAATTTTATTATTGCACAACCATTAGGCGTAGATGAAGGTATAGATTATGTTCATTCTGGTAAAATCAGAAGAATTGATAAAAGAGCCATTGATTGTCAATTAAAAAATGGTGCTATAGTTTTAATCGGTCCTGTTGCTGTTTCTGTTACAGGAGAAAGTTTTAATTTAATTTCTGAAGAGATTGCTACTCAAGTTAGTATTAAATTAAAAGCAGAAAAAATGATAGGTTTTTGTAGTAATCAAGGAGTTCTTGACGATCAAGGAACAACTATTTCTGAATTATTACCTAATGATATAAATAATAAGATCATAAAATTAGAAAATAATGGAGATTATATTTCTTCAACAGTACGTTTTTTAAAAGGATCTATAAAAGCTTGTAAAAATGGCGTAAATCGTAGTCATTTAATTAGTTACCATAAAAACGGAGCTTTATTACAAGAATTGTTTTCTCGAGAGGGTATTGGAACACAGATGGTCATGGAATCTGCGGAAAAAATTAGACAAGCTAATATTAATGATATTGGAGGAATTTTAGAATTAATTCGACCTTTAGAAAAAAAAGGCATTTTAGTACGTCGATCAAGGGAACAATTAGAAATGGAAGTAGACAAATTTACAATTATTGAACGTGATAATTTAACTATTGCATGTGCTGCATTATATCCCTTTTTTGAAGAAAGTTTAGGAGAAATGGCATGTGTTGCAGTGCATCCTGATTATCGTAATTCTTCTAGAGGTGACTGGTTACTAAAAACAATTAAATTGAATGCTAAAAAAATAAATTTAAAAAAAATATTTGTATTAACAACTCATAGTATTCATTGGTTTCAAGAAAGAGGTTTTATGATTGTTAATATTGATATGTTGCCTGAAAGTAAGAAAAAAATGTATAATTATCAACGTTGTTCTAAAATTTTAATGATAGATTTATTTTAA
- the mltA gene encoding murein transglycosylase A translates to MKKIILNIILICIISCNNYNFNQGQQYKKKLIKNFTEVNQIHIKTKIINEKDFLIQLEKIKKFSPNLYSKNLYLYNNIKKWLKKSDFSTLNKFGIKTFQMKGVDNYGNVKITGYYTPIVQARKIKKDNFIYPIYRIPSIFKKHQILPQRKDIYNGVLKKEYILAYSNSLLDNFIMEVQGSGFIDYGKKNSLTFFSYSKKNNWPYTSIAQVLINRREIKKNNISIQSIKNWCNKHTNLEVQKLLEENKSFVFFKETSKKEVFGSSSIPLVAKSAIAVDKSIIKNGSILLVQIPILDENGIFVHKYEMRLLCALDVGGMIKGQHFDIYQGIGEKAGIQAGFYNHYGYAWILKTNLKNN, encoded by the coding sequence ATGAAGAAAATAATACTAAATATAATACTTATATGTATAATTTCATGTAATAATTATAATTTTAATCAAGGTCAACAATATAAAAAAAAACTAATTAAAAATTTTACTGAAGTCAATCAAATACATATTAAAACTAAAATAATTAATGAAAAAGATTTTCTTATACAATTAGAAAAAATTAAAAAATTTTCTCCAAATTTATATTCAAAAAATTTATATCTTTATAATAATATTAAAAAATGGTTAAAAAAATCGGATTTTAGTACATTAAACAAATTTGGAATTAAAACATTTCAAATGAAAGGAGTTGATAATTATGGGAATGTTAAAATTACTGGGTATTATACACCTATAGTGCAAGCTAGAAAAATAAAAAAAGATAATTTTATATACCCAATATATAGAATACCATCTATTTTTAAAAAACACCAAATTTTACCACAAAGAAAAGATATATATAATGGTGTTTTAAAAAAAGAATATATTTTAGCTTATAGTAATTCTTTACTAGACAATTTTATTATGGAAGTTCAAGGAAGTGGATTTATAGATTATGGAAAAAAAAATTCATTGACTTTTTTTAGCTATTCAAAAAAAAATAATTGGCCGTATACAAGTATAGCTCAAGTATTAATAAATCGAAGAGAAATTAAAAAAAATAATATATCTATACAAAGTATTAAAAATTGGTGTAATAAACATACAAATTTAGAAGTTCAAAAATTACTTGAAGAAAATAAATCTTTTGTATTTTTCAAGGAAACTTCAAAAAAAGAAGTATTTGGATCCAGTTCTATACCATTGGTAGCAAAATCAGCAATTGCCGTAGATAAATCTATAATAAAAAATGGAAGTATATTATTAGTACAAATACCTATACTTGATGAAAACGGTATTTTTGTTCATAAATATGAAATGCGACTATTATGCGCATTAGATGTAGGAGGTATGATTAAAGGGCAACATTTTGATATTTATCAAGGAATTGGAGAAAAAGCAGGTATACAAGCAGGGTTTTACAATCACTACGGGTATGCTTGGATATTAAAAACAAATTTAAAAAATAACTGA
- the ribE gene encoding 6,7-dimethyl-8-ribityllumazine synthase: MNIIQSGITNKTASIAIIISRFNQFINNSLLSGALDTLIRIGQIKEENIFKIYVPGAYEIPLIASYIAKHKKYNAIITIGTIIKGSTDHFKYISGDIYSNLSKISIKHFIPITLGILTTNNLEQSIERSGLKMGNKGSEAALAALEMINIIEKLKKNDD, encoded by the coding sequence ATGAATATTATTCAATCAGGAATTACAAATAAAACAGCATCTATTGCAATAATAATTTCTAGATTTAATCAATTTATTAATAATAGTTTATTATCTGGAGCACTAGATACTTTAATAAGAATAGGTCAAATAAAAGAAGAGAATATTTTTAAAATATATGTTCCTGGAGCCTATGAAATCCCATTAATAGCAAGTTACATTGCAAAACATAAAAAATATAATGCTATTATTACAATAGGAACAATTATTAAGGGTAGTACAGATCACTTTAAATATATTTCAGGTGATATATATAGTAATCTTTCAAAAATTAGTATAAAACATTTTATTCCAATCACATTAGGAATATTGACAACAAATAATTTAGAACAATCTATTGAAAGATCAGGTTTGAAAATGGGAAATAAGGGATCTGAAGCTGCATTAGCAGCATTAGAAATGATAAATATTATAGAAAAATTAAAAAAAAATGATGATTAA